From a single Raphanus sativus cultivar WK10039 chromosome 3, ASM80110v3, whole genome shotgun sequence genomic region:
- the LOC108833522 gene encoding uncharacterized protein LOC108833522 yields MDYLFWRLPQVVEDHHYAWILWYIWKARNNKVFSNLDVDPRDTLQLAETESRLWLDAQISSDQRSDQVRPDINSPLPVIPGRWCFLDGSWKDKEVFSGQGWYSTLEGFDGLMGARNTRSSQSPLHSEIEALVWAM; encoded by the coding sequence ATGGATTACCTATTCTGGCGGCTCCCTCAGGTAGTAGAAGATCATCACTATGCGTGGAttctatggtatatttggaaggcaaGGAATAATAAAGTTTTCAGTAATTTGGATGTAGATCCTCGAGATACTCTTCAATTGGCTGAAACAGAATCACGGCTCTGGCTTGACGCACAAATTTCATCTGATCAGAGATCAGATCAAGTTCGACCAGACATTAATTCTCCACTCCCAGTCATTCCAGGCAGATGGTGCTTCttggatggatcatggaaagaTAAAGAAGTTTTCTCGGGACAAGGATGGTATAGCACTTTGGAAGGTTTTGATGGATTAATGGGAGCGAGAAACACAAGATCGAGCCAGTCACCTCTTCACTCAGAGATTGAGGCTCTTGTGTGGGCAATGTAA
- the LOC108833521 gene encoding uncharacterized protein LOC108833521 has product MASSYVLLGNLKAGRCSNMAEVRLLRFWEARNVHKNNELMSVDLLLLDELNANPREHQLQPKFRLSDSPVSIRLGDGTSFEANPDCEKDIPTEFFRFRNQEQLLALANTNRELPGIIFIFRCCWWTNLPSGRLNAVDILSSELTSKVFGGSYGLLYPFKFRSLDDYAVSQLCSVQPVYVGIGLTTQKELFANCEGNWKRLLRFLQSVEQSSDMVENLQYASYNGKLSHVANQQLKGLFLRYEFVWCAYAWPRN; this is encoded by the exons ATGGCGTCTTCCTATGTTCTTCTCGGCAACCTGAAAGCTGGCCGTTGCTCAAACATGGCGGAGGTGCGTCTCCTGAGGTTCTGGGAAGCTCGCAACGTTCATAAGAACAATGAGCTTATGAGTGTGGACCTGCTTCTCCTCGATGAAC TCAACGCTAATCCACGGGAGCATCAACTCCAGCCAAAATTCAGGCTCTCTGACTCTCCGGTCTCCATCCGATTGGGTGATGGAACTTCTTTCGAAGCAAACCCTGACTGTGAAAAGGATATTCCGACTGAGTTTTTCCGTTTCCGCAATCAGGAGCAGCTTTTGGCTTTGGCAAACACCAACAGAGAACTCCCAggtattatttttatctttag ATGTTGTTGGTGGACTAATTTACCCTCTGGCCGGCTTAACGCGGTTGATATACTCAGCTCCGAGTTGACCTCTAAGGTGTTTGGAGGGAGCTATGGATTGTTGTACCCTTTCAAGTTCAGATCACTAGATGATTACGCCGTGTCACAGCTATGCTCTGTGCAGCCTGTCTACGTGGGAATAGGTTTGACTACACAGAAAGAGCTATTTGCTAACTGTGAGGGGAACTGGAAGCGGCTTTTGAGGTTCTTGCAGTCTGTTGAGCAATCCTCTGATATGGTTGAAAACCTGCAAT ATGCAAGTTACAACGGGAAGCTATCACACGTTGCTAATCAACAACTCAAAGGTTTATTCTTGCGGTACGAGTTTGTCTGGTGTGCCTACGCATGGCCCAGAAACTAA